The nucleotide window GTGCGCGGTCCTGCTGGCGGTCGGCTGCCTGCTGCTGGCCCGCGCGTGGCTGCGGCTCGGGCGCGCCCTGCGCGGCCGCTGGGACTCCCAGGGCTCAGCGGTGACGCGCGCGGCGTGGCAGTGGTCCCTCCCGATGCTGGGCGCCTTCCCCATCTTCTCCCGGGACGTCTACTCCTACCTCCAGCAGGGGCGGGTGGTGGCGCTCGGGCTGGACCCCTACCGGGAGGGCGTCTCCCGGCTGCCCGGGTGGTTCATGCAGGGGGCGGACTCCATCTGGGCCGAGTCCCCGTCTCCGTACGGCCCGCTGTTCCTGCTCTTCGCGGAGGGGGCGTGGCGGTTCTCCGGCGGGAACATCGAGCTCGGGGTGCTGTGCTTCCGGCTCCTCGCCCTGGCCGGGATGGCCCTGTGCCTGTGGGCCGTGCGCCGTCTCGCGGACGCGGCGGGCCGCGGCGGACGCTGGGCCGCGTGGCTGTGCGTGGCGAACCCGCTGTTCCTGCTCTACATGGTGGCCGGCGCCCACAATGACGCCCTCATGAGCGGGCTCATGCTGGCCGGTCTCCTGCTGCTGGTGCGCCTTCCGCGCCGTCGCCTCCACGGACTGTGGGGCCTCGTGCTCATCTCGCTCTCGGTGGCCATCAAGCCGCTGACCGCGCTGGCCCTGCCGTTCGCCGCCCTCCTGCTGCCCGCCGGCTGGGCGCCCTTCCGCGCCGGCGGGCGGCCGCCTCGGCGCCGCGAGCGCCTCGGCCCCTGGATCACGACGGCGGCGGTCGCCCTGGCCGTCCTGACGATCCTGGGAGCGGGCACGGGGCTGTGGTTCGGGTGGGCGGCCGCCATGCTCACGAGCGGCGACGCCGCCTTCCCCTATGCGCCGGTGGGACTGGTGGGGCTCGGCCTCGGCTGGCTCGTGGACGCGGTGAGCCCCGTGCCCGCCCGGTCGGCCGCGAACGCGTTCTACACCCTGATGACGTTGGCCGCGCTGGTCTTCACCGCCTGGATGGCGCTGCGCCGCCGCCCCGTGGACCCGGTGCTCTCCTCCGCCGCCGTGCTCGTCGTGGCCGTGCTCACGGCGCCCATCATCCAGCCGTGGTATCTGCTCTGGGTGCTGCCGCTGTTCGCGTGCGCCCTCCCCGGCACGCCCCGCGGACCGCTCCACCCGCGCTGGCTGGGCTGGGTGACGGCGTTGGCCGTCCTGCTGCTCATCGGCGTCGGCGTGGTGGACCAGATCTCCGTGGCCCAGTGGATGCCGCTCGCGGCCGTGCGCGGGGCGACGGCGCTCGCCGCCCTCGTCGGCATCCTCCTGATCGCGTTCCGCGACCCGTCCACCGCCGTGCTGTTCCCCGGCCGCGGCCGTGCCCCGCTCGAGACGATCGAGCCTCGCCCCGCCATCCCCCGGGAGGGACCATGAGCGACCGTGACCGCCCCGCCTCCGGCCCTGCTTCTTGCCGGGTCGCCGTCCTCCTCGGCGCGACGGCGCTGGCCGCCGTCCTCGGCCTGCTGAGCAAGCAGTGGTGCCGCGTGCACGGCTGGGCCGCCCCGGGCGTGCACGTCCACCTGTGCTATTCGGACTTCGCGCAGCTGTTCCCCACGCGGGGCCTGGCCGACGGGCACTTCCCCTTCTCCGCGTCGCTTCCGACGGAGCAGTGGATGGAGTACCCGGCACTGCTGGCCGTCGTCGCGGGGGTCACCTCCTGGCTCGTGCCCGCCGGCGGGTCCCTGCACGAGCGCACCGTGGCCTACTTCGACGTGAACGCGGCGGGCGTGGTGCTCTGCTGGATGGTCACGGTGGTGGCGACGGCGTCCACGGCGCGCGGCCGGTCGCGGGACGCGCTCCTGGTGGCCCTCGCGCCGGGGGTCGTCCTGACCTCGATGCTCAACTGGGACCTGTGGGCGGTCATGCTCGCCGCCCTGGCCCTGTGGGCGTGGTCCGCGGACCGCCCCACGCTCTCGGGCGCGCTCCTCGGCCTGGGCGCCGCCGCGAAGCTCTACCCCCTGTTCTTCTTCGGCGCCCTCCTGGTCCTCGCGCTGCGCACGGGCCGGTGGGCGGGGTTCGGGAGGGCGCTCGCGGCGGGGACGGCGGCGTGGCTGGCCGTGAACCTCCCGTTCATGCTGACGGCGTTCGACCAGTGGGCGCGCTTCTACGCCTTCTCGGGCGAGCGTGCGGTCTCCTTCTCCTCGGTGTGGCTCGCGTTCGTCTGGACCGGATGGTCCGGGGAGACGTTCTCGCTGGTGTCGAACGGGCTGTTCGCGGTGTGCTGCGCGGGGATCGCGTGGCTGGGGCTGGCGGCCCCGGTGCGCCCTCGCCTGGCCCAGCTCTGCCTGCTGATCGTGGCGGCGTTCCTGCTCCTGGGGAAGGTGTACTCGCCGCAGTTCGTGATGTGGCTGATCCCGCTCGTCGTCCTCGCGACGCCGCGGCGCCGGATGTTCTGGGCCTGGCAGGTCGTGGAGGTCTACCACTGGGCCGGAGTCTGGATGGAGTCCGCGCGCATCACGTCCGGCGGGACGTTCGGCGGGGCCTGGGCCACCCTCTGGTACGGCTCGGGAGTGGTGCTGCACGTGGCCGCCGTCGCCTGGATCTGCGTCATCGTCATCCGTGACGTCCTCGACCCGGCGCGGGACCCGGTGCGACGCACCGCCCTCGAGCGGGGCGCGCCGTGCGTCGCCCCGGGCATCGCGGAGGACCCGAACGCGGGCCCGTTCTGGGGCGCGCCGGACGGCCCGCTGGCCGCCGCCGTTCAGCGGCGGAGGTAGTCCGAGCACGTCCGGTCCACCGCGCGCCCCGGGTGGTGGAGCACGATCACCCCGTCCTCGGACCACACCCGTTGGAAGCCGAGGGCGCGGGCGCGTTCCAGGACCTGCCCGGGTGCCAGCGGGTCCCACCCGCCGGGCTCCTCCTCCTGCAGGTCCACGATGGTCCAGGTGGCCAGCTCGTCGCCGATGTCCCCGGCGAGGCCCACGTACGTCCGCGTGGTCAGGTGGGGGATGACGTGGTCCGGGGCCTCGACGCACACGCCGTCCGGGATGAGGGAGACCGCGCGGTCAAGGCTGCGCGCGTGCGCCGTGACCGCCATGTCCCCCGTGAGGGTGCGGTGGAACGGGAAGACGAGCGGGAACACGGCCGTGCCGAGCAGCGAGACGCCCAGGGCCGCGGCGACGAGCACCGTGGGCAGCCGCCGCAGCTCCTCCCGCCGGGCCGCCAGCCGGTGCGCCGCCTCGAGCGCGGCCATCAGGAGGATGGGCGCCAGGATGGCGTCGTACTGGAAGACGGGGCTCCACACGGTGAGCCGGTCGTTGAAGAGGCGAGAGAGCAGGACGGGCATCGCCAGCAGCGTCAACGGGCTGAGGAGCGGCAGGAGCAGCAGGGGCACGAGGTGCAGGAGCAGCAGGGCGATCTTCAACGGGTGGTCCACCAGCACCCCGACGGCGGAGAGCGGCCGCGTGAGGATGAACAGGAGGGAGGAGGGAAGGTCCGGGCCGAGCGCCGTGAACTGCCAGTAGCCGAAGCTCCCCGTGGGGGAGAAGCGGGGGATGGCGACGGACGTGGCGAACCAGTAGCCGGCCACGCCCAGGACCGCGGTGACGGCGGCCTGCACCCGGTGGCCGCGGATCGCGAGCACCAGCGCCACCGCCACGAGCGTGACGCCCATGTCCTCGCGCACCGTGAGGAGGCTCGCGGCGAGCGCCGTGACGGTCCACGGGCGGCCCCCGTCCAGGGCCCAGACCAGCCACGCCATGAGGGGCACGCCCAGGGTGATCTCGTGGAAGTCCCAGTTGACCATGGCCTGGAAGGGCCAGGAGAGCAGCAGCGCCGCGGCCGCGCCCAGGGCGAGGCCGTGGCCCGATCGGCGGCGGGCGAACAGGTACACGGGCACCGCGGCCAGCGCGAGGGCCAGCGCCATGACGATCCCGAGCACGCGGGGGTCGTCCCAGATCCAGTAGGCGGGCGCCAGCAGGGCGAGGACCGGGTGGAAGTGGTCGCCCAGGAGGTGGAAGCCCACCCCCTTGACCGGCACGATCGGTGGCTTGAGGAGGGCGTACTGCCGGATCGCCTGGTCGAAGATCCCCAGGTCGTAGCCCTTCGACTCGTAGGCCCGGTGGCGCAGGAACGAATGGGTCACGGCCAGGGCCGTGAACGCGGCCAGCAGCAGCGCGAGGTGCCATCGCTCCCGCGGAGCGGGCCACGCGCGCCGGCGATCCATGGGGGGCCTCCTCATGCTCGGGCCTCCTGACGCTCGGGACGACGACGACGGTGCACGGCGGCAGGGCGCGGCACGGCGGTGCCCCAGGAGGGATTCGAACCCCCGACCGGCGGATTAGAAGGCCGCTGCTCTGTCCAGCTGAGCTACTGGGGCTGGGCCGTGCCATTCTACCGGCCGGGCTCGGCGCCGTTCCTGCACAGGCGACGTCCGCGCCCGGCGGGTCCCCAGCGCGGCGGACGTGCCGGACGCCGGCCGCTCCGGGGGCGTCTGATGGGGGTGGCGGATCGACCGATGCGCCGCAGACCCGCTCCGGGCCGGGCCCGGGGCCGCGCAGAGAAGGACCCATCATGCAGGACACCATCACCATCCGCGGCTTCGTCGCCACCGACCCCGCCGTCCGCCACACCGCCTCCGGCACCACGGTGGCGGGCTTCCGCCTGGCCACCACGGAGCGGCGCTTCGACCGGGACGCCGGCACGTGGGTGGACGCCCACACCAACTGGTACAGCGTCTCCGCGTTCGGTCAGCTCGGCTCGAACACCGCGCAGTCGATCAAGAAGGGCAACCCCGTGATCGTCACCGGCCGCCTGCGGGTGCGGGACTGGTCCACGGAGGAGCGCTCGGGGACGTCCGTGGACGTCGTGGCGGACGCCGTCGGCCTGGACCTGGGCTACGGCTCGGGGGCCTTCGTGCGCAACCAGCGCGCCTCGGCGCCGCGGGAGGAGCCGCGCGAGGAGCGGGCCGCCGGCGCCGAGCCGGCCGAGGACTTCGGGGGTCCGGCCCATGACGCCTTCGCGCCGGCCCGCGCGGACCGCCCGGCCGACGACGGCGGCGAGGAGCAGGAGGGCGACGAGCGCGTGGGGGAGGAGGCGGCGCGCACCCCGGGCGTGCTCACGGCTGCCTGAGGCGAGCGGGGCGGCCGTCGGATGAGAGGAATCCGGCGGCCACCCACTAGCCTGGGACGCATGGCGGAATTCATCTACACGATGGTCAAAGCACGGAAGAAGGTCGGCGACAAGCTGATCCTGGACGATGTGACGATGTCGTTCTATCCGGGCGCGAAGATCGGCATGGTCGGCCCCAACGGCGCCGGCAAGTCCACGATCCTGAAGATCATGGCGGGGCTCGACGAGCCCTCGAACGGCGACGCCCGGCTCTCGCCCGGGTACTCCGTCGGCATCCTCATGCAGGAGCCGAAGCTGGACGAGTCCAAGACCGTCCTGGAGAACGTCCAGGAGGGCGTGGGCGAGATCTACGGCAAGATCCAGCGCTACAACCAGATCTCCGAGGAGATGGCGAATCCGGACGCGGACTTCGACGCCCTGATGGAGGAGATGGGCTCGCTGCAGACGGACATCGACGCCGCCGACGCGTGGGACATCGACTCCCAGCTCGAGCAGGCCATGGACGCCCTTCGCACGCCCCCGGCCGACGAGCCCGTGACCAAGCTCTCCGGCGGTGAGCGCCGCCGCGTGGCCCTGTGCAAGCTCCTGCTCCAGAAGCCGGACCTGCTGCTCCTCGACGAGCCCACCAACCACCTGGACGCGGAGTCCGTGCTGTGGCTCGAGCAGCACCTGGCCGCCTACCCCGGCGCCGTCGTCGCCGTGACCCACGACCGCTACTTCCTGGACCACGTGGCCCAGTGGATCTGCGAGGTCGACCGCGGCCGCCTCTACCCCTACGAGGGCAACTACTCCACGTACCTGGAGACGAAGCGCGCGCGCCTCGAGGTGCAGGGCAAGAAGGACGCCAAGCTCGCCAAGCGCCTCGCCGAGGAGCTCGACTGGGTGCGCTCCAACTCGAAGGGCCGCCAGGCCAAGTCGAAGGCCCGCCTGGCCCGCTACGAGGAGATGGCCGCCGAGGCCGAGAAGACCCGGAAGCTGGACTTCGAGGAGATCCAGATCCCGCCGGGCCCGCGCCTGGGCAACACCGTCATCGAGGCCACGGACCTGAAGAAGGGCTTCGGGGACCGCGTGCTCATCGACGGCCTGTCCTTCTCCCTGCCGCGCAACGGCATCGTGGGCGTCATCGGCCCCAACGGCGTCGGCAAGACCACGCTGTTCAAGACCATCGTGGGGCTCGAGCCCCTCGACGGCGGAGACCTCAAGGTCGGCGAGACCGTGAAGATCTCCTACGTGGACCAGTCCCGCGCGAACATCGACCCCGAGAAGTCGCTGTGGGAGGTCGTCTCGGACGGCCTGGACTACATCAAGGTCGGCAACGTGGAGATGCCCTCCCGCGCCTACGTCTCCGCGTTCGGCTTCAAGGGCCCGGACCAGCAGAAGAAGGCCGGCGTGCTCTCCGGCGGTGAGCGCAACCGCCTCAACCTGGCGCTGACGCTCAAGGAGGGCGGCAACCTGCTGCTCCTCGACGAGCCCACCAACGACCTCGACGTCGAGACGCTGACCTCGCTCGAGAACGCGCTGCTCGAGTTCCCGGGGTGCGCCGTCGTGGTCTCGCACGACCGGTGGTTCCTCG belongs to Micrococcus sp. 2A and includes:
- a CDS encoding single-stranded DNA-binding protein, translating into MQDTITIRGFVATDPAVRHTASGTTVAGFRLATTERRFDRDAGTWVDAHTNWYSVSAFGQLGSNTAQSIKKGNPVIVTGRLRVRDWSTEERSGTSVDVVADAVGLDLGYGSGAFVRNQRASAPREEPREERAAGAEPAEDFGGPAHDAFAPARADRPADDGGEEQEGDERVGEEAARTPGVLTAA
- a CDS encoding DUF2079 domain-containing protein, encoding MDRRRAWPAPRERWHLALLLAAFTALAVTHSFLRHRAYESKGYDLGIFDQAIRQYALLKPPIVPVKGVGFHLLGDHFHPVLALLAPAYWIWDDPRVLGIVMALALALAAVPVYLFARRRSGHGLALGAAAALLLSWPFQAMVNWDFHEITLGVPLMAWLVWALDGGRPWTVTALAASLLTVREDMGVTLVAVALVLAIRGHRVQAAVTAVLGVAGYWFATSVAIPRFSPTGSFGYWQFTALGPDLPSSLLFILTRPLSAVGVLVDHPLKIALLLLHLVPLLLLPLLSPLTLLAMPVLLSRLFNDRLTVWSPVFQYDAILAPILLMAALEAAHRLAARREELRRLPTVLVAAALGVSLLGTAVFPLVFPFHRTLTGDMAVTAHARSLDRAVSLIPDGVCVEAPDHVIPHLTTRTYVGLAGDIGDELATWTIVDLQEEEPGGWDPLAPGQVLERARALGFQRVWSEDGVIVLHHPGRAVDRTCSDYLRR
- the ettA gene encoding energy-dependent translational throttle protein EttA, which codes for MAEFIYTMVKARKKVGDKLILDDVTMSFYPGAKIGMVGPNGAGKSTILKIMAGLDEPSNGDARLSPGYSVGILMQEPKLDESKTVLENVQEGVGEIYGKIQRYNQISEEMANPDADFDALMEEMGSLQTDIDAADAWDIDSQLEQAMDALRTPPADEPVTKLSGGERRRVALCKLLLQKPDLLLLDEPTNHLDAESVLWLEQHLAAYPGAVVAVTHDRYFLDHVAQWICEVDRGRLYPYEGNYSTYLETKRARLEVQGKKDAKLAKRLAEELDWVRSNSKGRQAKSKARLARYEEMAAEAEKTRKLDFEEIQIPPGPRLGNTVIEATDLKKGFGDRVLIDGLSFSLPRNGIVGVIGPNGVGKTTLFKTIVGLEPLDGGDLKVGETVKISYVDQSRANIDPEKSLWEVVSDGLDYIKVGNVEMPSRAYVSAFGFKGPDQQKKAGVLSGGERNRLNLALTLKEGGNLLLLDEPTNDLDVETLTSLENALLEFPGCAVVVSHDRWFLDRVATHMLAYEGTAEDPANWYWYEGNFESYEANKVDRLGPDAARPHRVTHRKLTRD
- the mptB gene encoding polyprenol phosphomannose-dependent alpha 1,6 mannosyltransferase MptB, with the translated sequence MKHGAEAPDPRAAVREGTVAAVLIMVASWGVGWLPMTTDTVFAGTRLLNPLRANLVGVIGCAVLLAVGCLLLARAWLRLGRALRGRWDSQGSAVTRAAWQWSLPMLGAFPIFSRDVYSYLQQGRVVALGLDPYREGVSRLPGWFMQGADSIWAESPSPYGPLFLLFAEGAWRFSGGNIELGVLCFRLLALAGMALCLWAVRRLADAAGRGGRWAAWLCVANPLFLLYMVAGAHNDALMSGLMLAGLLLLVRLPRRRLHGLWGLVLISLSVAIKPLTALALPFAALLLPAGWAPFRAGGRPPRRRERLGPWITTAAVALAVLTILGAGTGLWFGWAAAMLTSGDAAFPYAPVGLVGLGLGWLVDAVSPVPARSAANAFYTLMTLAALVFTAWMALRRRPVDPVLSSAAVLVVAVLTAPIIQPWYLLWVLPLFACALPGTPRGPLHPRWLGWVTALAVLLLIGVGVVDQISVAQWMPLAAVRGATALAALVGILLIAFRDPSTAVLFPGRGRAPLETIEPRPAIPREGP
- a CDS encoding glycosyltransferase 87 family protein; protein product: MSDRDRPASGPASCRVAVLLGATALAAVLGLLSKQWCRVHGWAAPGVHVHLCYSDFAQLFPTRGLADGHFPFSASLPTEQWMEYPALLAVVAGVTSWLVPAGGSLHERTVAYFDVNAAGVVLCWMVTVVATASTARGRSRDALLVALAPGVVLTSMLNWDLWAVMLAALALWAWSADRPTLSGALLGLGAAAKLYPLFFFGALLVLALRTGRWAGFGRALAAGTAAWLAVNLPFMLTAFDQWARFYAFSGERAVSFSSVWLAFVWTGWSGETFSLVSNGLFAVCCAGIAWLGLAAPVRPRLAQLCLLIVAAFLLLGKVYSPQFVMWLIPLVVLATPRRRMFWAWQVVEVYHWAGVWMESARITSGGTFGGAWATLWYGSGVVLHVAAVAWICVIVIRDVLDPARDPVRRTALERGAPCVAPGIAEDPNAGPFWGAPDGPLAAAVQRRR